The sequence below is a genomic window from Hippocampus zosterae strain Florida chromosome 7, ASM2543408v3, whole genome shotgun sequence.
GGTTAGGACGCGCCCCATCTGCCCCTCCAGCCATACGTGATCGGCCTGACGGGCGGGAGCGGCAGCGGGAAGAGCGCCGTGGCCAAGCGTCTGGAGGACCTGGGAGCCGTCCGCATCGACTGTGACAAGCTGGGCCACCAAGTCTACGAGCCGGACACCGCCGCCTACCACCACGTCGTGGAGGAATTCGGATCGGGTATGGCCTTACTTGGCCTCACGCCCATCACTGGAAAATAGTCATCCCTcactttaattgtatttttttttaatcatccttAGATATCCTAAATGAAGATAAAAGCATCAACAGACGCGCCTTGGGGAAGAAGGTGTTTGGAAAACCGGTAATAAAACATATTGAGTCACATGTTGAGGTCCCGGCTGATTTGTCCTTTTCCTTTTTCAGGAAAGATTGAAAGCACTAACGGACATCGTGTGGCCTGAAATTGCGCTTCTGGTCAAGAACATTATCAGCCAAGCCAGGGAACAAGGTAGAAGTTTAATTTGTGACACTGTCAGAGCATACGAACTTGATTAGTCTCCCCCCGGTCAGGTAAAGATGTATGCGTGCTTGATGCGGCGGTTCTGCTGGAGGCAGGCTGGACAGACATGGTCCATGAGGTGTGGGTGACCATCATCCCCGAGGAGGAGGTGCGCTACATGTCATGCAACCGGTTGCTGTTACTCGGCCATCACTATGGTCTACCAAAAATCTTTTTTGCGGGCGTGGATGTTCTCTAGGCGGTGTCTCGGATAATAGATCGAGACGGCGTGTCACCGGAGGACGCCCAGCGCCGCCTCCAAAGCCAAGGTTCCAACGCACAGCGGCTGGAGCACGCCAACGTGGTGCTCAGCACGCTGTGGGAGCCCGAAGTCACTCGCAAACAGGTGGACTATTCCTCGTCCGCAAAGtattcattcaaaaacaaagcTTTCCGTTTGCGCATCTCGTCAGGCTGTGAcgtgaaattgtgttttgtccACTTTCTATTCcaaaaaggtattaaaagcctGGAATCTACTTCAGAAGAGGATGCAGCAGAGACAGGCAGCACTATAGGAAAATAGAGACGGTCTAGCCGGAGGAGAAGAAATGGTACGACCATGAAAGTCGGTGTCCCTCTGCAGTTGCCTTTTGACACGAAGATCAACTCAAATGTGTGCCTTTCACACTCAACCCAGCAAAGGCGGTCGGTCCCCTTTGCTGGACAGTGACAATTGCTTTCGACACAAAGGGCGGGAGAAAACATTGTGCCCCCTGATTTTTGTAGGCTGAATGaatctcgttttttttctgataatggCCCACAAAGCGGGAAAATTGCCACCGCATCTTGCATCCCGTGTCAGTGACGCGGGGTCAAGGGGCGATTTACATCGCTctgaatttttattctttttttactaCCATAGCTTTATCATGCGTGAAATGAGTGTACGGGGGGCGAAgattttacatatatatatatattttttttttttttctttcaaagactGTGTGCAGTCAAATATTGGGAAACCGGAAGTGGGGCAACTACAGCTGTCTTTCAACCCAACCCATATTTATGCACATCTTATTCAAGCCATTTAAGAACTTTGTTCTTTATGACTCGCACCGGTCAATTCTTTTGAGTTCACAAGGGACAGAACGTTTTACTATtaagtcatgcttttttttttttggtgccatgGAGAATGTCCCCAAATAATAATCAATGGTCTTTATTTGCTGAAGTCGAAATTTAGCAGTCGCTGCAGTGTGCAGCATTTTGCtaccatcaacaacaacaaaaaaagttactgTAGTGACTGAAGCGCCAGTGTAACTTCAACTCACATGATTGTTTTAATGGAGCTTTTATTTACGAATGCTATTAAAAGATTCACATTGAACATGGactatgcaaaaaacaaaaacaattttctcgACTCGTGTTGAATAATGCAAACGTCTGACCTTGTAACAGCATGCTTTCTTTCAAAAGGAGGAATACTTGAGTAAGTGCGTCTGCCGGCAATGCGACATTGCCGTGTATTTCCCTTTACGTATCTACTGTGAGTCGGGCGGAACATGAGGCCGCCCCGAGCTGGTTGCTGGCCCGGCACACGTAGACGCCCGCGTCCGATGCCTCCACGCCGGACATGACCAGCGAGCAGTGGCCGTCTTCGCTGTGTTGCATCTTCACTCTGGACGACTCGGACAGCGGCTTGTCATCCTGGAGCCATTGCACCTCCGGATGAGGGTACCCTAGAGGTAAAAGACACAAAGAAACACTCAAACGTACAGTAAATATAGGCATTGTGTGTCGTCTAAAGTTTTATTGGCATTTCGCCATAAGAACAGTGTCACGATGAGTGACATTGCGATATCATGATCTCCAATTGCATTGAGAGTTTTTGCACTGACTTCGTGACTGTGGCAACTTGTGTCATGTTCAGCTCATAACTGACATGATgcgatttaattaaaaatgctcACTCCAATCAAAATATTCCtgctgaagtgttttttttttgtgtgcgtgtgtggctgTTGTTTTGCCTCCCGGGTTAATGAAGCGCCGGCGGTCGTTCTAACCGTCCAGTCGGCACGCCAGACAAGCGGTGGCTCCCACAGGGAGGCTGGCGTCCCTCAGGGGCTCCTGGAAGCGAGGCTCGCCGTGCAGCTGCTTATCCAGTGAGCGGATGGCTTCCTCTGCCTCTTGGCTCCAGCTCGGCTCTGGATCAAAAAGAAAAGCGGGCtttcgggattttttttcccattccatTTTGAAATAAGACCAACGTTCCAAAATGAgagtgtgaaaagaaaaaaaaacaccacactgCATAGCTTTGTTTAACTAATCTTACCGTCTGAGGAGCTGCCAGGAGAGTCTGGCTTGTTGGAAAGGTTGGCCATGCGCTGCAGGGCCAGAACAGCCTTGCCAGTCTTCTGCAAGTTTGAGAAGAGAGCTCGACTACACAGCACTGCGCTCAAACACACTTGGGATAAAAGGGGATCCACTCCTCAAACACCCCAAcaaccattttttccccaattttatGGCATGCAAGTCTTCTCCACCAGATGGCAATGTTGTCCAAAAAAAGCTAGTCGTACATGATTATAATCGTTGCTCATGTGGTGATGTatgctgtgttttttgtttcgCCCTCGTTACCTTCCACTTGCACTTGGCCAGGAAGCGTCTCATCTTCTCCTTCCTGAGGGACTTGGTGGGACGGTTGAGAGCGGTGAAGGAGGCCATCCATGGGTGGACCAGGGCTTCGATGCATGACATCCTACTTCTGGGGAGGTGAAGCAAAAACACCTCACaggtaaaaaaaactcaaatctgCGTGGGTTGGAGGGCTGTATCAAGAGTTGATGCCCTGCGTCCTCAAGCTTCCTACCAACCTTCGGTCTTTCTTCAAAAGGCCGCTGATGAAGTCTTTGGCTTGGTCTGAAATGTCCTCGAAGCTCTCCGGGTCAAAATTGTAGTGAGCTGCGGTGACGAGTGCGAAGGTCtcggcctcgctccctccctGGAAGGGCGACTCTCCGCTTAGCCTGTGGGTTAGGGAAGGAGTTGATGCCAGcgatcaatttttaaaatcttaTCACTCTGGCACCTTCTTgtggccaaggaactatgttttAGTGACAGGAGGCGCTTCATTAAATCTGGCTACAGTCTTGTTCAAGAGGAAAAGTACCAACCGGTGTTTTTACAGATATGAGCGGCGACACGTGTCCTCACACTTCCAAGAACAAATCATATACAAGCTATTCATTTTTATGGGTAATGTAAGATGCGTCTTAAAATGATTTACAAGTGTTTGGAGATCATAAATCAGGGTGTCTTTACGGTTTAAACTATTAATATAGGCTGTTGAAACAAAGGCTTTGCATGGGGTGGGGGTCAGATGTTGCAAGAACTTTAAGAAGGGGGCAACTATGAAGGTGAAGATCCAAATTTGGCCTCTTGAGCTTTGGCGGAGGTCTGCGGCCCGACTAACTCATGTCCTTGGTGTACTACAGGGGTTAGCGGATTGTATTCTGCCATTTAAGCCAAGATGGCAATGCGTTGCCTTTGCCACAGTGTTATTTATAGAAGAAAAACTGGGGGATGAGAATTGAATTCCCTCTAGAATTTCAAACAGTATTGCCAGCAGGgtcgttctttaaaaaaaaaaaaaaagtgatttatttatttacaatatgAAGCAGATGACTCCGATGCTCCACATGTCCGTCTCCACTCCCACGGCCTCGTAGTTGATCACCTCAGGGGCCACAAACTCTGGCGTTCCGTGCATCACCAGCAGGGGCTTCCCCTCTTCTAAAAACGCACATCAACAGGTCTTGTAAAGAGCCCAAGTCCTGGCGGTCCTCAGCAGTTTCCTCACCCAGTTTACTAGCCAGGCCGAAGTCTATGATCTTGATGCACGTTCCGGTGTGGTCGGTGCAGACGATGTTCTCGGGCTTGAGGTCCAAGTGGACAATGTCCTGCTTGTGCACGTACATCATGCCTTCCAAGATCTGCCGCATGTAGCCGGCGCTGGTGGGCTCCGTGTGCTCAAAGTTGTCGTCCACGATGCGCTCAAAAAGCTCCCCGCCCGCGATGCTACGACGGACGGAGGAAAAGACCCAAGTTGAGGTCCCGCTCGATGTCCGCTGTGGCGCCTCTCAGTTACTTACTACTCCATGACCATCACCGTCTCGGTTGGGGCCTCGTAGGCCGCCAGACACTGGACCAGTTTGGGGTGGTGGAGGCAGTTCATCAGCTCGATCTCCTGCCGGGCGGCCGAGCGTTCCTTGGAGCTCCTGACCCGATAGAACTTGCCCGCATACACCTCGCCCGACTCTTTGTGGGACAGACGGAACACCTCCCCAAACTTCCCCCTGCACAGGAGAATAGTCAACAGCATTTGAACCCAATCGTAGATTCTTCTCTCGCAGTACATCCATGAGCACCTTATTCTGATACATTCAGTGCTGTATCGCGATATCATAAGATCATCAccaattgtgaatgattttcttGTATCCATTGCGGTCTAAAATGTGTGTCATGGATTCTTTCAGATTCCACACCACGTTTCAGAGGCTTCGATGGTGCAGGCAAACGTACATTCCCAGCTTCTCGTGGACGTTGTAGTGGTCCTGAAGCAGCCGTTTGGTATCAATCACCACTTTCACAAAAGGTCGCATGTCCTTCTTTtcttctaaaacaaacaaatgaagtgGTGCTTCAGCAAGTGGTCAATTTGGAACAGGTCAGGGGGTAGGGGTTTGGGGGGTGTCAAACGTCCAAAGTAACTAACTGGTTGTGGTCATCGTGACGGTGTCCGACTCCTGACTTGGCTCGCCGACGCCCTCTGCATTGTAGGCCCGTACTCGGAAGCGATACTTCCCGTAGGGCTCCAGGCCCGCGCTGACCTGGGTTGAGGTGTTCTTACACCGTTCGGCTATTTCCGTCCATTCTCCAGATGCGTCGGCACCCTGCCGCCGGACCTCCACAATGTAACCCAACACGGCCGTGCCGCCATCGAAACTGGGACCCGTCCAGGAGAGGACGAGGGACTCGGCCGACAGCTGGGAGATCACCGGGTGAGACGCGGGCGGGTCGGGGCGATCTTTTGCAAAGGTTCGGGAATAAGTACTTGGGTATCAGAAGGTTATTTCAAAGCCGCACACTCACGTATGACGCTGAGGGAGACCGTGTGTTCAGAGGAGCCGCTTCGGTTCCGAGCGATGAGCGTGTAAGAACCAGTGTCGTCCGGGTGGGCTTCGGAAATCACCAGGCTGCTGTGCGCATCGTCGCTGCTGACGGACATCCTGGGGTCCGACAGAACCGCctgtagaaaagaaaaacattctgtACTGTAGTTAGCAGCATTAGTGCTGcatcaattattattttattttttttacttccagtGCATCTACTTGCACCGTATTGCGATATTGTAACATGACGGTCTGTTGAGGGTGCTTTTATCGCAATCTGTCCATTGTCATATCACGATACAGCTCAAGTATCAAAAATGCTTTCCTTCCAATATTTGGGTCTCCAGTGCCCCACTATATGGTGTAAAAACTGCTCAACCGATCAATAGTTTGCTGCCAATTTATCGATTAGCTTTAATCACGACATCACAATGCGTCAAAGATGTTTTCATTCCTTTGAATCCAACCGTAGTCTAGTATTTTGTGATATCATCTGTGTATTGATTAACACTGTATCACACTACTGTATCATCACTGCGCTGATATTTTTGTCTTGCGTTGTATCAATTTATGCCAGATTGGCACATCTCAGGATCATGCGTGTCCTCCGACACGCGCATTAGCATGATTTGTGATGTCGCCACATCATTACGTGTCGTGGCCAGTTATCTTCCAGTCACTCTGTGGGTGTTGTAGAGCGATATCGCTGTATCATGATGTATGACAcctccgcaccccccccccccaatatatcCATCCCACTCAAAAGATCATGCCAAGCGAAACGATCCTGAGACCTTTCCTCTGTTGAAAATCCAGCAGCAGGCCACGGGGACACAGGCGGAGCGGAAATCGCAGCGTAAGCGGGCCTGCTCGCCCGCCCGAACCGCCACGTGCTCCGGCGGGTCGAGAAAGTTGACAGGCGAGCCTTGAAAAGACAGAAACAAAAGCACCAACTCAAATCAAAGGTAATTATGCGCCGTGTTCCTGTCAGGCCTTTTGTTTGGGGCTCCAACTGCTCGCGACCTGTGCAAACTGAAGAAAAGGGCGAGGTTACAAGGGCGTGGCGCGATTGGCAGACTGAAATAAGATGAGACCAATCGTGAGTGAGCAGGCATTGATTTGCTTTTGGCGCCAGCTGGCACTAACCAGCCGTTGTCGCTGGCAGGTGAGCTCAAGACTTGAATGATTGAGGTGTCACATGATCACAAAACCCAATGTGGCTTTCCTCCAACGCTTCCTCTGGTGAACGTACCCGCTTGCGTG
It includes:
- the LOC127604033 gene encoding myosin light chain kinase, smooth muscle-like; this translates as MSVSSDDAHSSLVISEAHPDDTGSYTLIARNRSGSSEHTVSLSVIHRPDPPASHPVISQLSAESLVLSWTGPSFDGGTAVLGYIVEVRRQGADASGEWTEIAERCKNTSTQVSAGLEPYGKYRFRVRAYNAEGVGEPSQESDTVTMTTTKEKKDMRPFVKVVIDTKRLLQDHYNVHEKLGMGKFGEVFRLSHKESGEVYAGKFYRVRSSKERSAARQEIELMNCLHHPKLVQCLAAYEAPTETVMVMEYIAGGELFERIVDDNFEHTEPTSAGYMRQILEGMMYVHKQDIVHLDLKPENIVCTDHTGTCIKIIDFGLASKLEEGKPLLVMHGTPEFVAPEVINYEAVGVETDMWSIGVICFILLSGESPFQGGSEAETFALVTAAHYNFDPESFEDISDQAKDFISGLLKKDRRSRMSCIEALVHPWMASFTALNRPTKSLRKEKMRRFLAKCKWKKTGKAVLALQRMANLSNKPDSPGSSSDEPSWSQEAEEAIRSLDKQLHGEPRFQEPLRDASLPVGATACLACRLDGYPHPEVQWLQDDKPLSESSRVKMQHSEDGHCSLVMSGVEASDAGVYVCRASNQLGAASCSARLTVDT